From the genome of Streptomyces sp. NBC_01260, one region includes:
- a CDS encoding nitrilase-related carbon-nitrogen hydrolase, giving the protein MSQVVRAALVQATWTGDTESMIAKHEEHAREAARQGAGIIGFQEVFNAPYFCQVQDPEHYRWAEAVPDGPTVQRMRELARETGMVIVVPVFEVEQSGFYYNTAAVIDADGSYLGKYRKHHIPQVKGFWEKYYFKPGNAGWPVFDTAVGKVGVYICYDRHFPEGWRQLGLNGAQLVYNPSATSRGLSGYLWQLEQPASAVANEYFIAAINRVGQEEYGDNDFYGTSYFVDPRGRFVGDVASDKAEELLVRDLDFGLIDEVRQQWAFYRDRRPDAYEGLVEP; this is encoded by the coding sequence ATGTCCCAAGTCGTACGCGCCGCACTCGTCCAGGCGACCTGGACCGGCGACACCGAATCCATGATCGCCAAGCATGAGGAGCATGCCCGCGAGGCCGCCCGGCAGGGGGCCGGGATCATCGGCTTCCAGGAGGTGTTCAACGCCCCCTACTTCTGCCAGGTGCAGGACCCCGAGCACTACCGCTGGGCCGAGGCCGTGCCCGACGGCCCGACCGTGCAGCGGATGCGGGAGCTGGCCCGGGAGACCGGCATGGTGATCGTCGTCCCGGTCTTCGAGGTCGAGCAGTCCGGCTTCTACTACAACACCGCCGCCGTGATCGATGCCGACGGCTCGTATCTCGGCAAGTACCGCAAGCACCACATCCCGCAGGTCAAGGGATTCTGGGAGAAGTACTACTTCAAGCCCGGCAACGCCGGCTGGCCGGTCTTCGACACGGCGGTGGGCAAGGTCGGCGTATACATCTGCTACGACCGGCACTTCCCCGAGGGTTGGCGTCAACTCGGACTCAATGGAGCCCAGTTGGTGTACAACCCGTCGGCGACCTCGCGCGGCCTCTCCGGCTACCTCTGGCAGCTGGAGCAGCCGGCGTCCGCCGTCGCCAACGAGTACTTCATCGCCGCGATCAACCGCGTCGGCCAGGAGGAGTACGGCGACAACGACTTCTACGGCACCAGCTACTTCGTGGACCCGCGAGGCCGGTTCGTCGGCGACGTGGCCAGCGACAAGGCCGAGGAACTCCTCGTCCGTGACCTCGACTTCGGGCTCATCGACGAGGTCCGCCAGCAGTGGGCGTTCTACCGGGACCGCCGCCCCGACGCGTACGAGGGACTGGTGGAGCCGTGA
- a CDS encoding PPOX class F420-dependent oxidoreductase, with product MSLQEFARSEYVSLTTYRKNGTSVATPVWAAVDGDELLIWTKADSWKVKRLRNDSRVLVTVCDVRGRIAQGAPSAEGTGRLLDAKGTDAVRRAIGRKYTWKYWLLDYPAMIFRLGKRPHTGIAVTF from the coding sequence ATGAGCCTTCAGGAGTTCGCCCGAAGCGAGTACGTCAGCCTCACCACGTACCGGAAGAACGGCACGTCCGTCGCTACACCGGTCTGGGCGGCCGTCGACGGGGACGAGCTGCTCATCTGGACCAAGGCCGACTCGTGGAAGGTCAAGCGGCTGCGCAACGACAGCCGCGTCCTCGTCACCGTCTGCGACGTCCGCGGCCGGATCGCGCAGGGCGCCCCGAGCGCCGAGGGGACCGGCCGGCTGCTCGATGCCAAGGGTACGGACGCCGTGCGCCGGGCCATCGGCCGCAAGTACACCTGGAAGTACTGGCTGCTGGACTACCCGGCGATGATCTTCCGGCTCGGCAAGCGGCCGCACACCGGGATCGCCGTCACCTTCTGA
- a CDS encoding helix-turn-helix domain-containing protein: protein MVRTPLTPEEHLRGERLGRLLREARGRRSMVDIAGSAGISAETLRKIETGRAPTPAFFTVAALAGALGLSMDELLLRCAPEPDVVPLAG, encoded by the coding sequence CCCCTGACCCCCGAAGAGCACCTGCGCGGCGAGCGGCTCGGCCGCCTCCTCCGTGAGGCGCGCGGTCGCCGCAGCATGGTCGACATCGCCGGCAGTGCCGGAATCTCGGCCGAGACGCTGCGCAAGATCGAGACCGGACGCGCGCCCACCCCCGCCTTCTTCACCGTCGCGGCACTGGCCGGCGCGCTCGGCCTCTCGATGGACGAACTGCTCCTGCGGTGCGCCCCGGAGCCGGACGTCGTCCCACTGGCCGGGTAG